In the genome of Amaranthus tricolor cultivar Red isolate AtriRed21 chromosome 15, ASM2621246v1, whole genome shotgun sequence, one region contains:
- the LOC130801683 gene encoding probable receptor-like protein kinase At4g10390, with protein MGFFLGCFGSRSGPHMKTSDRVSPEKVSVDNEAPLGVLKRFSWVEIENMTMMFKEVIGVGGYSTVYLAKFPDSSLGAVKIYNSSERLNQVFKSELEISQKLHHANIVKLLGYCDEKDEGVLVFEYIPKGNLQEKLHNNEIPSTNKKSNKLSIQQQKLTWKQRITIAYQLAQALEYLHESNDLHIVHGDIKSSNVLLDHHFNTKLCDFGFAKMGFSSMIKPPSSRITMMGSPGYIDPHFLMTGIASKKSDVYSFGVILLELITGFEAFICSGVQKQVLLTSIVRTKDSFDVEKVIKLVDPTLIKGEGFDLEEIKGMASIAGDCIHHLPTLRPSASDVCKMIKQIMCSSHNV; from the exons ATGGGCTTCTTCTTGGGTTGTTTCGGGTCAAGATCGGGCCCGCACATGAAAACTAGCGACCGGGTTTCACCGGAAAAAGTTTCGGTGGACAACGAGGCGCCGTTGGGGGTGTTGAAGAGGTTTAGTTGGGTAGAAATAGAGAACATGACAATGATGTTTAAGGAGGTGATTGGTGTAGGAGGGTATAGTACAGTGTACCTTGCTAAGTTCCCTGATTCATCCTTAGGGGCTGTCAAGATTTATAATAGTAGTGAAAGGCTTAATCAAGTGTTTAAGAGTGAATTAGAGATCTCCCAAAAACTTCATCATGCTAATATTGTCAAACTTCTTGGGTATTGTGATGAAAAAG ATGAAGGAGTACTAGTTTTTGAGTACATACCAAAAGGAAACTTACAAGAAAAACTCCACAACAATGAAATCCCTTCAACAAACAAGAAAAGCAACAAATTGAGCATACAACAACAAAAACTCACATGGAAACAGAGGATTACAATAGCATACCAATTAGCCCAAGCATTAGAATACCTCCATGAAAGTAATGACCTTCACATAGTTCATGGAGATATTAAGTCCTCTAATGTCCTCTTAGATCATCATTTCAACACTAAACTTTGCGATTTTGGTTTTGCTAAAATGGGTTTTTCATCAATGATCAAACCCCCTTCATCTAGAATTACAATGATGGGATCCCCAGGTTACATAGATCCACATTTCCTTATGACAGGAATCGCTTCGAAAAAGAGTGATGTTTATAGTTTCGGAGTCATATTACTTGAACTTATTACTGGGTTTGAGGCCTTTATTTGTTCTGGTGTACAAAAACAGGTTCTTTTGACATCAATTGTTAGAACAAAAGACAGTTTTGATGTTGAAAAAGTGATTAAATTGGTTGATCCAACACTTATTAAAGGGGAAGGTTTTGATTTAGAGGAAATTAAGGGTATGGCTTCTATTGCAGGGGATTGTATTCATCATTTGCCTACTTTAAGGCCTTCTGCTTCAGATGTTTGTAAGATGATTAAACAAATTATGTGTTCTAGTCATAATGTTTAG